A window from Betta splendens chromosome 1, fBetSpl5.4, whole genome shotgun sequence encodes these proteins:
- the psmb3 gene encoding proteasome subunit beta type-3, whose protein sequence is MSIMSYNGGAVMAMRGKNCVAIAADRRFGIQAQMVTTDFQKIFPMGDRLYIGLAGLATDVQTVSQRLKFRLNLYELKEGRQIKPKTFMSMVSNLLYERRFGPYYIEPVIAGLDPKTFEPFICSLDLIGCPMMTEDFVVSGTCSEQMYGMCESLWEPDMEPEDLFETISQAMLNAVDRDAVSGMGVVVHVIEKDKITTRTLKARMD, encoded by the exons ATG TCTATTATGTCTTATAACGGAGGGGCCGTCATGGCCATGAGAGGGAAGAACTGTGTGGCTATAGCAGCTGACCGGCGGTTCGGCATTCAGGCCCAGATGGTCACTACAGATTTCCAGAAGATCTTCCCCATGGGAGACAGGCTGTACATCGGGCTGGCTGGGCTGGCGACTGATGTTCAGACAGT ATCTCAGAGACTTAAATTTAGACTCAACCTGTATGAACTGAAGGAGGGCCGGCAGATCAAGCCCAAGACCTTCATGAGCATGGTTTCCAACTTGCTGTATGAAAGGAG GTTTGGGCCATACTACATCGAGCCTGTCATTGCCGGATTAGATCCCAAAACGTTTGAGCCATTCATCTGCTCCCTGGATTTGATTGGCTGTCCTATGATGACCGAAGACTTTGTTGTGAGTGGCACCTGCTCAGAGCAGATGTATGGCATGTGTGAATCCCTGTGGGAGCCGGACATG GAACCCGAGGACCTGTTTGAGACCATCTCCCAGGCAATGCTGAATGCAGTCGACAGGGATGCTGTTTCTGGCATGGGAGTTGTTGTACATGTCAT TGAGAAAGACAAGATCACCACACGAACTCTGAAGGCCAGGATGGACTAG